Proteins from a genomic interval of Zingiber officinale cultivar Zhangliang chromosome 1B, Zo_v1.1, whole genome shotgun sequence:
- the LOC122025744 gene encoding chaperone protein dnaJ 20, chloroplastic-like encodes MAALALSCPSNSLYRSSFAPIPAKSTVAAAPRLRVSASATDTMYDLLSVSRTAGPSEIRAAYRRVALRWHPDACRSAGEERRYAERFMQAREAYEVLCDPVRRRDYDLALSGDRWAAAVGAGPAFREGRPRRRGGAAVSFGDWETQLDGLRRRSAVAEAGEEEETWGGRVRRASGAAV; translated from the exons ATGGCAGCTTTAGCTCTTTCATGTCCCTCTAATTC CTTGTACAGATCTTCCTTCGCCCCAATCCCTGCCAAATCAACAGTAGCCGCTGCTCCTCGACTCAGGGTCTCTGCCTCGGCCACGGACACGATGTACGACCTTCTCTCCGTGTCGCGGACCGCCGGGCCAAGCGAGATCCGCGCGGCGTACCGGCGGGTGGCCCTGCGGTGGCACCCGGACGCGTGCCGCTCCGCCGGGGAGGAGCGCCGCTACGCGGAGCGCTTCATGCAGGCGCGAGAGGCCTACGAGGTGCTGTGCGACCCCGTCCGCCGCCGCGATTACGACCTCGCCCTCTCCGGCGACCGCTGGGCTGCCGCCGTCGGCGCCGGCCCGGCCTTCCGCGAGGGGCGCCCTCGCCGGCGAGGAGGCGCCGCGGTGTCGTTTGGGGACTGGGAAACGCAGCTGGACGGGCTCCGGCGGCGGTCGGCCGTGGCGGAAGCCGGCGAGGAGGAGGAAACGTGGGGCGGCCGCGTGCGCCGGGCCAGCGGCGCCGCCGTCTAA